A stretch of the Peromyscus leucopus breed LL Stock chromosome 10, UCI_PerLeu_2.1, whole genome shotgun sequence genome encodes the following:
- the Slc34a2 gene encoding LOW QUALITY PROTEIN: sodium-dependent phosphate transport protein 2B (The sequence of the model RefSeq protein was modified relative to this genomic sequence to represent the inferred CDS: inserted 1 base in 1 codon) — protein sequence MAPWPELENAQPNPNKFIEGASGPQSNPVAKEKEAGKNDSGTPVTKIELLPSYSTVVLIEEPAEGSDPWDLPELQDTGVKWSERDTRGKILCVFQGIGKFILLLGFLYLFVCSLDILSSAFQLVGGKMAGQFFSNNSIMSNPVAGLVIGVLVTVMVQSSSTSSSIIVSMVASSLLTVRAAIPIIMGANIGTSITNTIVALMQAGDRNEFRRAFAGATVHDFFNWLSVLVLLPLEAVTHYLELLTNLVVDTFPFKNGEDAPDILKVITDPFTKLIIQLDKKVIQQIAMNDPEAQNKSLVKIWCKTITNVTQMNVTVPSSDNCTSPSHCWTDGVQTWTLQNVTHKENIAKCQHIFVNFSLPDLAVGIILLTVSLLVLCGCLIMIVKLLGSVLRGQVAVVIKKTLNMDFPFPFAWLTGYLAILVGAGMTFIVQSSSVFTSAMTPLIGIGVITIERAYPLTLGSNIGTTTTAILAALASPGSTLRSSLQIALCHFFFNISGILLWYPXPFTRLPIRLAKGLGNISAKYRWFAVFYLIFFFFLTPLSVFGLSLAGWPVLVGVGVPIVLLLLLILALRMLQARCPGSLPLKLRDWNFLPLCMHSLKPWDNVISLATTCFQRRCCCCCRVCCRVCCMVCGCKCCRCSKCCRDLEEGEEEQDVPVKASGAFDNEVMSRESQDEGKGQVEAMGMKAMSKTTVF from the exons ATGGCTCCTTGGCCCGAGTTGGAAAATGCCCAGCCCAACCCCAATAAATTCATTGAAGGGGCCTCAGGTCCACAGTCTAACCCAGTAGCCAAGGAGAAGGAGGCCGGCAAAA ATGACAGTGGGACTCCCGTAACCAAGATTGAACTTCTACCCTCCTATTCCACCGTGGTCCTGATAGAGGAGCCCGCTGAGGGGAGTGACCCCTGGGACCTGCCTGAACTCCAGGACACCGGGGTCAAATGGTCAG AGAGAGACACCCGAGGGAAGATTCTCTGCGTTTTCCAGGGGATTGGGAAATTCATCCTTCTCCTGGGCTTCCTCTACTTGTTCGTCTGCTCCTTGGATATACTCAGCAGTGCCTTCCAACTGGTTGGAG GGAAGATGGCCGGACAGTTCTTCAGCAACAACTCCATCATGTCTAATCCCGTGGCCGGGCTAGTGATTGGCGTGCTGGTGACCGTCATGGTGCAAAGCTCCAGCACGTCTTCGTCCATCATTGTCAGCATGGTTGCTTCCTCAC TGCTGACCGTGCGGGCTGCCATCCCCATCATTATGGGGGCCAACATCGGAACCTCCATCACCAATACTATCGTGGCCCTTATGCAGGCAGGAGACCGGAATGAGTTCAGAAG GGCATTCGCAGGGGCCACTGTCCATGACTTCTTCAACTGGCTGTCTGTGTTGGTGCTCTTGCCTCTGGAGGCTGTCACCCACTACCTGGAGCTCTTGACCAACCTTGTGGTGGACACCTTCCCATTCAAGAATGGAGAAGATGCCCCTGACATTCTGAAAGTCATCACAGACCCCTTCACAAAGCTCATCATCCAG TTGGATAAAAAGGTCATCCAGCAAATTGCAATGAATGACCCAGAAGCCCAGAACAAGAGCCTGGTCAAGATCTGGTGCAAAACCATAACCAATGTG ACTCAGATGAATGTCACCGTTCCCTCATCTGATAACTGCACCTCTCCTTCACATTGCTGGACTGATGGCGTACAGACTTGGACCCTCCAGAATGTCACCCACAAGGAGAACATTGCTAAAT GCCAGCACATCTTCGTGAATTTCAGTCTCCCAGATCTTGCTGTGGGCATCATCCTGCTTACCGTCTCCCTTCTGGTCCTCTGTGGCTGTCTGATTATGATAGTCAAGCTCTTGGGTTCTGTGCTCAGGGGACAGGTCGCTGTTGTCATCAAGAAGACACTTAATATGG atttcccctttccctttgccTGGCTGACTGGTTACTTAGCCATCCTTGTGGGGGCAGGCATGACCTTCATCGTGCAAAGCAGCTCCGTGTTCACTTCCGCCATGACGCCACTCATTG GTATTGGAGTGATCACCATCGAGAGGGCGTATCCACTCACGCTGGGCTCCAACAttggcaccaccaccaccgccatccTGGCAGCCTTAGCCAGCCCAGGCAGCACCTTGAGGAGTTCTCTCCAG ATTGCCCTGTGCCATTTTTTCTTCAACATCTCCGGAATCTTGCTGTGGTACC TCCCATTCACCCGCCTGCCCATCCGTCTGGCCAAAGGCCTGGGCAACATCTCTGCCAAGTACCGCTGGTTCGCCGTCTTCTacctcatcttcttcttcttcctgaccCCGCTGTCGGTGTTTGGCCTGTCCCTGGCGGGCTGGCCCGTGCTGGTGGGCGTGGGCGTGCCCATcgtcctgctgctgctcctgatCCTGGCCCTCCGGATGCTGCAGGCCCGCTGCCCGGGCTCCCTGCCTCTGAAGCTCCGCGACTGGAACTTCCTGCCCTTGTGCATGCACTCTCTGAAGCCCTGGGACAACGTCATCTCCCTGGCCACGACCTGCTTCCAGAGgcggtgctgctgctgctgccgcgtCTGCTGCCGAGTCTGCTGCATGGTGTGTGGCTGCAAGTGCTGCCGCTGCAGCAAGTGCTGCAGGGACCttgaggagggggaagaggagcagGATGTCCCAGTCAAGGCCTCTGGGGCCTTCGACAACGAAGTGATGAGCAGAGAGTCCCAGGATGAGGGCAAGGGGCAAGTGGAGGCCATGGGCATGAAGGCCATGTCCAAAACTACGGTGTTCTAG